CTTTAGCCAGCAGCTCTACACACTTGGCATAAATGCTTGGCCTGTGTGGTGTTGCCTgacactgtggggttttttttgttttccctttaatatGGGGTCACCCTTGCTTCCTCTGGGTAAGAAAGGAAGGTGCTTTGTTCTGGGTGAGAGAACCAGAGGGAAGATGACGGTGAAATGTTCTGAATCTGCCAGTCAGACAGTGCTGTTCCTCTGCATTGTCCCAGAAGCTACTTCGTTAATTATGCCCACAGGCATGGTCCAGTGTTTTCCCGTATGGTCCTCCCCAGCTGACAAATGCTTGGGGATGTGAGGAGCAAGTGCACAAACCAGACCAAGATGTTCCCATTAAACATTTCCGTCCAGACACGTACATTGATCCTGTTCCTAAAATACTCTTACCCTTTGCTTGTCATGCGCAGTTTGAAACCCTCATGGATAATAGTGTCCTGGGAAAATCCTTTTGGAATTAATCAATAGATATAGTGGCTGATGCATTGTTCTCTCCTCCCTTGTCAAAAGCTGTACCCTCACTTGGCTCTTCCCTCAAGCTCAATTGGTGCTTCTGGGAAGTGCTGTGCTCTTGAAGCCTCGTTTATGGAAAGGGATAcatttttttgatttgtttgcaTTAATAGTCTGTAAGATAACACTCTAAGTGTGTGGTGTGTAAAGATGGTACTGAGAAATAGCAAGCAACTGAGATGGGACAATATTCTCATAACGGTTTTATTGGCCTTGCATTTTAAttcaaaactttctttctctttcctgtgtttgtttttgttcaaGCAGTGTCCTGTGAGCCATTTCCCCTTCTgctgaagctgctctgcccgtGTTCACAGAGCCGTGTTCCTCTCGGCTGTTTGTGCCGCAGCACCTTGCTGAACTCCACGCAGCCCCTCCGCCCCTTCCCGGGGTCACTGTGGAAGGACCATGGCAGACAccggggaggggaaaaaagaggaggctGACTATAAAAGACTTCACAGCTTTCCACTGATTAGGGTAAGAAGAGGGCTGGATTATGTATTTACCAGTGCTACAGATATAAAATTCTACCTTTGTTCTTAGCAACCTTCTAAACTAGCATTTCTCCCACAGAGTTGTTGCTGTGAGAATGTGTGTACTGGTGGTCCTGTGGAGGGGTCCTGGTTGTCACTGCTGGTTTCTCCCTGTCCCTGACCTCTGTCAGGGAAATTTATTATCATCATTGTTCCCCCATCAGCCAGGGGAAGCCTGGGGCAAAGTGATCTATGTCTAACAGAATGAAGATGCTGCCTTTGGAGTCCTTTCCTGTGTTCTGGAtgcagcttgctttttttcctatggGAGCTGAAGTAAAAGGTCTTGTTAGCCAGCCAGatagcagaagaggaagaaaaggctgtGTAATTTAGAATTCTCGGTTATGCTTATAGCAATAATTAAGGACTGTGGTTGAGCAGTATTAACGTACTTTCCCTTAATCTTAGAACAGAAAAACTGACATATGTATTTATCTCCTCCTTTAAGCTGTGCTTACTTAGTGCTAGTCTTAATGTTAGGTAGAGAAGAATTCTGCATTGGCTGGGACAAAGGAACGAATGGATCACTTGTAATGCAATAAGCTGTTTTCATATTTACCCTTCTCTGAAACACTGGAAATGCTTGGTGTACGGACAAGCCCGTGTTGCTGGTGATGCCCCCCACCTTGAAGCAAGTGTTAAAAATCACAGGGACTAGCTGCCTTTTGCCCATGCCCAGCAGTCTAGGCTCCCGCTATAGCCTGTGCAAAAGTAAGGGTTCCTTACTGTTGTCTTGTGTCTagctcttatttttctgcttagttcttcttgtttgtttgctcttgCCAGCATACAGACATGCCGGAGGAGATGCGTGTAGAGGCCATGGAGCTGTGTGTCACGGCGTGTGAGAAATATGCTACCAACAACGAGGTACTAGCCAAATCCCAAAATGGCCAGCCTTCAGTTGCTGCAGCTCAGAGaacctgcaggagcagggctaAGGGTGTGGGCAGAGTGGAGTCAGTTCCTGACATCCTGTGACTCTCTTTCTGCAGAGAGCAAGGATAGAAGGCAGCAAAGAGCTTGGCTAAATCTCAAATTCAGTTCCCTTTGTCAGCAAGATCTATAATAGCCCTTTGCGTTCTTGCAGGAAGCAGAGATTAGTAGCGATGCTGCATCCCAAACCTTACCTCCTTCCTCATCCTGCCTTGCCTGCGACATGCTTCCACTCTGTTCATAAAATGCCCTGCGTCCTGAGGGCTTGGTTCAGAGCTCTGTGGAGACAGGCCCTTCCCATCTGTTCTTCAGTGTGGAGCAAGGTCATCCCCACCAGAGTGGGGAAGAGGCTCTTGTTTTGGGGATGAGTATGTGAAAGTCTTCGAACCTTCAAGTACAGTCTGTTAAGTCTTCCCTCTTAGCTTTCAGCCTCTTGAATGAAATTACGGAGACCATATAAATGAGGGGTGATGCAGAAGTTATGGTTTTTGGAAAGGTTGCCCTTAGCTTTGAGAGCCAAAGAGGAGAACACACGTGGCTCCATGGGCAGGGCACAGACTGCTTGTTGCTGGAGCAGTGTTGTGTTGGAGCAAGGCAAAGCTATGAAGCCAGAGATTGCTTCTGTCCCATCCTGCTTGATAACACCACATGTCACTgcaaaatcttcctctctccttttttagaTCAAGCAGGGTGTGATCTGGAAGAAGAGAGCCTTTTAAAAGTCAGCCTAGTTTCAGTGTTTTGGTAattagctggagaaaaaaaaatggactcCTGTAAAAATAGCTGCAGCTTAGTGACCTGAATCTCCTCTCACACTCGCTGCACCCAGCATAGCTCCATCAGCATCTAAACCAGAACTCTTGCTTCAGACTGTGAATAAGAGAAGTGATTGCTAGATGCAGTTCAACTTTAATTTCTCCTAGCTGCTGTGTTGAAGGCTGCTGAAAGCAGAGAGACCTGTTTTACCCTTGAGCGCAGCTCTGGGGAGCTCCTGGTTCCTGCAGTGCAGCTGCTGTACCTGTTGCCCATGGCTTGAGCAGTCTATTAAAGAGAGAAGATGACTAGGGGGATGTTTGCATAAAAACTCACTGCTTGCTCTGTCTCACCCTACACTCTCCTCCTTACATTCTCCAGAGCGCTGCCAAGATGATCAAAGAGATGATGGACAAGAAATTTGGGTCCTCCTGGCATGTGGTGATTGGGGAAGGCTTTGGCTTTGAGATCACTCATGAGGTGAAGAATCTGCTGTACATGTTCTTTGGTGGCAGCCTGGCTGTGTGTGTCTGGAAGTGCTCCTGACGTCTGTCCGGGTCCCAGACTTGCTGCATACAAGagatttcttccttctcttaACAGGTTTTGTACAATCTGGAGGtggggctttatttttaatagttaaacgtcaagattattttttttttgtactgatgTAACGGTTACGTGGGATACATATAgttggtgtgtgtgtgcgtataaACTTGCTAAGCAGTCCTGTCCTTGCTCGTGGGATTTCTCATCTGTCTGTGGCTCTTTCCTCGGTGTTTGAGCCGAAGCAGGAAGGAGGTGGGGAACAGGTAACCTCACAACATGCTGCGGAGCCGTACAGCAGCGCTAGGAGGGGGAAGCGAAAGAGAAAACGTTCTATCTAGccctgtgttggttttttccctcccacttGTTCCACGTCGTGTCCtctcttctctgccttctccactaCTGTGTGTTATGGCTCTGACCAGCACCTGTCTCTCCGCTCTCTGAATGCCAAGAACACCTTCTTCCCCCACCCTTCTAAGATTCCGTACAGAACTGGCGGTGCCAAGGGTCTCATTTCGGGCTGCCCGTGGAGGTGTTAGCCACAGGGAAGCAGACTTGGCTTGCCCTTCCCCGCGTCTTTTGGGGAGGGTACAACAGCTGAGCTGCCTGGGTGTAGGAGGTTGCTATGCAAACTGCCCCCTCCTTTCTCACCCACTGCACACTGAGATAGCATGAAAACACGGGCGGCTGACGACGCCTGGGGAGTGGGTGAGAACTATTCATAAGGCTCGAATGCCTCCCTGTCAGTTTTTGGGGGTGTTGCAAGTGCTGTGTACTCTCAGCATCTTGTTTGGAggctggcagaggaaggaggcTCCATGTGAGATATCACTTGGTCATCAGAAACCTCACGTCTTTTTGGACTAGCGTtctttttgcctgtttcttttttctaaagctgtCAATGTTGGAGGACGGAATGAACGTAATTGTATGTTACGTATATGGCATATTTATATAAATCTGGGGAACCGtgtttttacaataaaaatttagtaaaatgtccttttctctgtgtgttctaAAATGAAAATCCCAAAGTAGAGGACGAGAAGGAAAAGTAGTTCAGGAAACATGGGAGTAAGCAAGCAATGGTGTAGTTCAGGTGGAGGGCAGTGACAGGTCTCCATCCGGCATGTTTCCCAGGTGACTTGGTACGAGACACGCTCTCATCCTCCCTGTTCAGTTCCTTTCACCAGTGCAAGCCACAATGCTGAGGAAGGTTGCCAGGCCCACAGTGCTACTGGCTGAAGTCCTCAATCCATACAGCTATCCAAGCAGTAGCAGCAAAGGAGGGTACCCGTGTCCTCTGCCCAGCCAGTGTGGCTCTGCTCTGACCTTCAGGGTCTTGCATTTGTGGCTTCCTTGAGTTTTCAGACTTTCCTCTCAGAACATTGCCAGCAGTACCATTGACACCTCGTGTTTTATGAGAGGCCACACTCTACTCCCTAGTTCAATTCCAAAGGACCTTTCTGCATTAGTGCCTGCGGTGGATCAAACTGGTGGAGGGTCTTACAATGCCTTTTGTTCCTTCTCTGAACCTCAGTGTGATGCTAGAGATATCCTTCCTCCATTTCATCATGTCAGAAGCTCTCCTGTAAGCCAGAAATTAGAGTAATGTGAAGACAactagaaattatttcaaatttagaCCGCCTGTGCTGGTTGGGCCCACTGTCCTCTTGCATAATTCCTTATTGATCAGGTGGAAGGGAATTGCAAGGTGGGTGGGGACACACGTAACTGGTATCATAAGGTAGTTGGTACCATGATACCTGCCCTGTGTGGTGTAGAAGGGTCCAAATCCTTTGAGCTGTCTCTTGGTGTGGTTGCTCTGTCTCACTCCAGCTGGCTGCCTTTACGTGAAGATACAGCACTGTTGACTGGCGCTTTCTGCAGCTGGCAGgtggaaaagattatttttctcttccacaacTTACTTTCTCCTCTCGGTTCAGGGGAAAAGGTAAAGCCAGAGTCTTTGGAATGCCCAGCATTGGAGCATGATGATACCTCCAGCCATACCATAGTCTCTTTAATCATGCCCCTTTCATGCTAATGAATAATTAACTGCTGTGTGCATATGCACAGACACGCTGGTCATGGGCATCTCTGCAGGGTCGTGGTGACCTGCAGGTGATCATAGGGAGCTCTTACCTCAGCACACAATCTTTTGGCCTCACTGCCAATCTGTTATCTCTTTGGCCACCAGCTGACCAAAGCTAATGTCTCTGTGACCTGCCTCGGCGATGGGTGAACGTTGACCAGCTCCCCAGCCTTCTCGAAGCACGAGGGTGCAAACAGATTGAGGTGAGCTAGGTGTGAATTTGCAGCGAGTCAGCTCCCACACTGTACCTCCCCCAAGGTAAGCGCAAGGTGGCTCGCAGGAGAGCGGCGGGCTATTTTTGTTTCCAAGGGTAACAGCTTTCCCACAAGAACTCACCACCAAGAAGCCAAACCTGTCTTAGCTAGTTTGCGTGCCCGTCATCGGCACTCTACGCGAAAGCACTAACCTCAGCTTCCCAAAATTCAGCTGTGCCTGTCAAGGCCCCTGCTCCCAGGCAAGCGTTCTGGCCCATGTGTGTTAGAAGAAAGACTTTCGTCCTGCTTTTCCTGTGGAACTGGCACATTTTCGGGCGCGCCCGTGACTTTCAGGGGAGTATGGTTCATAGATCAGAGATGGTCCCTTGTCCTGTGTTTTCCTGCAAGAGACCCCTCTGCAGCTGACGCTTTTGGAGCCTCTAGGGCCTATCTGCTTTTGACTATAAAACTGCAATCTCTCGCCAAAGGATTTTTACCTTCCaaattttcagcagaaagctgGGGAAGTTTGCAACAGGTGGCTTGCTATTGTGttcttctctccctctcattTCTTGCCCCCTGCAAATGGCTGCCATTACCCATCAAAGCACCAGGCTGAGTCAGATgtagaaaaggagatgaaaaacGCGGAGTGATTCATCGGTGCCAGCCGATACGACCCTTTCTATCCTCCTGGCCCGGAAAGCTGCGATAGCAGCTCCGATGGCTGTGCTTCATGACTTCATCCCTCCCCGCTGAGGGGTGATGGGCAACATCATTATCAGCTGCCGGGGAGTCCTGACTGGGTGCCAGCAGTGGAAATGTCCTCGGATGTAGGGCTCCTCCTCCGCGCCCAAGGGTGACTGGAACCCgctgggaagaggggaaagcGATGGGAAGATGGAGGAAGAGCTTGGGAgaggggggggtggcgggggagggAGACAGGAAGAAAGAGGTGCAAACTCAACCGCTTCTCTGCGATGATGTCATGGCAACGGGGTACGTGGAGATGCTGTCAGGCAGTCGGGGCAGGCTTTGAAGCTCTGCAGCTCTTCCTCGTTGCTGCGGGCTCGTGCCTGACTCGCTGAAAAATCTTTTGGTTAATATTTAATGCCGGCCAGTGTTGAAGTGCTAAGGGTGGTGAGTGCTCCACCCGATCCCTCTGCCTCCACTTCCCAATGGGATGCTAAATCGGGGTTGGGGGCTAGGATTGCAAGCTCCCCTAGCCCGGGGATGGGACTCCCGGCCAGTGGGGTGGCTTCAGACCGtagggtccctgtccccatctggGTCTAGGAACGACGTGGGAGGGAGGTTTCTATCCCCCCGAGCCTGGTTTGGAGCTGATCTGGGGCTCTGGAAGAAGGAGggtctccctctcccctccctctcccagggctggctCTGGAATAAAGAAATCTGTGGCCCTGCTCCGGGAGCTGAGCCCAGCTCCTTTGATGCAAGCGGTTAGCACatgttttctgttggtgttttttttttttgcttaagcaATGACCTAACGATCCTGTGTTCCAGCTACAGCCCCTCCTAGGCGCCTTCTTTCCAAACCGTACGTCCGGACTGGATCCAGCAAACCTCCCGGAGCAAGACGCCGTGTTCCCTTCCCCGGGGAAGCCATCTGCTCCCCTCCGCCCGGCTCCTTCTGCAGGGCTTCGAGCTCGCCAGCCGGGTTGGaaagctttcctcctcctcctccccgttcACCCCAGCTCCCATCGGCCATCTTGTTAGAGCAAGGCGCAGGGAAAGGAACGCGGGGCCGGCTGAATCTGGGGCGGCTGATGGTGTCAGCCGGAGGCGGTTTCCAGGCAACTGTCGCGCCGTGGGACACGGCGAGCCAAGAACACCAGGAACACTGCGTTCTCGCTGCACCGCCTGGGAGGGGGCCGAGCCCGGCACGGATGGAGCCGGCACAGGATGATGCGGAGAGGGCAGCGCGAGTTAGAGGGTAGTGCAGGGATGGCAACggaggaggggtgctccagcgtACCCCCTCCTGCCCACCGCTCGCCATACCCTCCCTGGCTTGGAGCGAGGATGTCCAAGCTGGCTGCTAGTACATCACACAGCGAGGAAGGACCGTGTGATGTACAGTATTTCATGTGCCCCCTGCATCCTTTGGGGAAtcgaaaagaggaaaaacatcgCTCCGGACTCTGTACCCAAGCCCCCAGGCTTGTTGCGGGTGTTCCTGTGCTTCTCTGTCCCTTAACAAATCCAAAGCTCCCTCCCTACAAGTCACCAACTCTTTTTGCCCACGCAACCCAGCTCTGTGTCCCTGGGTGTCACTGGAAAAGTGAATTTCCTGTAAAAATgggctgcccttcccttccccggcaCTCGGTGGGTCCCGCTGCCCCTCTGTGCCGATGCTTGGGGCAGcaggcagcatccctgctcctgcctgcccgcCTCCCCTGTCTGCTTCAGAggccctgggagcatccctgtcCGTGCCCCTCACCTGCCTGGCAGCCATTCCTTAGGCTGACAGCCCAACTTTTCTCCTCCCCAGCGGTGCTAATGCTCACATCCCCTTCGTTTTACCTAATTTGAGTGTTCTCTGAAAAGGGGGTTTGTGTACAAAACATTTTGAATAGATGGGGGGGGGTGATAAAATTGCTctggctgagcagcaggagaaaaattcTCCTGGATTACGAGTGTGCGGGTGTGATGGacacagggcagggggctgcataGTGCTGGGTGGCAGAACCGCTTTAATGCCCTGTATACCAAGAAATGTCCTGCAGTCCCGTGCGGGTGACAGCACGGAGGGACAGGATGGCGCAGGGGTTATCTACAGCCATTGCTGTCCCCGAGCCAGCCTTGTGGCTATTGATTTGGAACTTGCCCCGTTCACGCTAACCTTGGCGGTGCCAGCTCGCCCCTTATCAGCGCTGATAAACACCCCCGCAACCTCCCACCCCGTCCCGCTGCCGGCCTGGAGGTGTCACCCCGCGAGGTGCCGCGGTGACAGATCTTTCCTGCGGCTCTACCTGTGCACCGGCTGCTCTTCGGATGCGATGCTCTAAATCCAAGACGTCTGGCTCCTGGTTTTGCCCAGAGGCTGTGGCCGCACCAACTCTCTATTAGCCCCGGGTGGGTGCCCACCCCTTGCTGAGCATCTCAAGGGAGGAAGGATGTGGCGCCGGCTCCAAAcgcttttccaaaggaaatttaaaatcaccctcctctttcttctgctcttggcCCTCCTGGTGCACCTGGCGATGGAtttggctctttccacagcccccGGGCCCTGCGGCTGCGATGCGAAAGCACCGAAAGCCT
Above is a window of Larus michahellis chromosome 1, bLarMic1.1, whole genome shotgun sequence DNA encoding:
- the DNAL4 gene encoding dynein axonemal light chain 4; the protein is MADTGEGKKEEADYKRLHSFPLIRHTDMPEEMRVEAMELCVTACEKYATNNESAAKMIKEMMDKKFGSSWHVVIGEGFGFEITHEVKNLLYMFFGGSLAVCVWKCS